AGAGGCACTCAGGAGAGAGGGGATTCCATACCGTGTAGTTGGAGGCATGAGTTTCTACGAGAGAAAAGAGGTCAAGGACATAATAGCCTATCTGAGACTCTGTGTGAATCACCATGATAATGTCAGCCTCAGAAGGATAATTAATATTCCCCACAGGGGGATCGGTTCTGCCACACTTAATAAGATTGAGCAGGAGTCCAAGAGAAGAGGGATAAGTCTTTTTGAGGCAATCAGGCGTATCTGTAAGACAAAGTCTTCTTCTCAGACCGTTATAGACAAGCTTGATGTCTTTCTCAAACTCATAAACGGGATATCAGGTCTCAAGGATTCATCAGCCTCTGAGGCCATCAAGTCGGTTGTAGAGCTGACTGGATATGCCGAGGATCTTGAAGAACAGAGAGTTCAGAATGTGACCGAGTTAATGGTCTCTGCCGAGGGGTCGTCAATCGATGAGTTCCTTGACAGGGTTTCTCTTGTTACAAGGCTTGATGAATCCATGCCCGGGGATGCTGTTTCACTGCTGACCCTTCATACTGCCAAGGGGCTTGAGTTCCCTGTGGTATTTATTGTCGGCATTGAAGAAGGCCTGATCCCGTACTTCAAGTCCGCTGACAATGAAGAGGAGGTATATGAAGAGAGGCGTCTTTTTTATGTTGGAATGACAAGGGCGAAAGACATTCTCTGTCTTACCGGGGCAAGGAGGCGGAGGATATTCTCAAAGCGACAGGAACAGGAGCCTTCAAGATTCCTGAAGGATATACCCCGGGAGCATTGTCATTGGGTGGAAAAGGCCGCATGCAAGCGGGTTTCAGGTAATGGTAGCAAGGAGAAAGGCTTTGCCAGGAACAAGGCAGTGGTTTACGCATTTCCATATAAAACCGGTTGTCGTGTCCGGCATCCCAAGTGGGGTATAGGCGTTGTAAGGGATTGCTATGGCAAGGGTGATGACCTTAAGGTCTGTGTGAACTTTCCGGGGGTTGGGATAAAGAGACTGGCCCTTAAGTTTGCACATTTGGAGAGGATATAAGCCTTTGGTTATTCGTTATTGGTGAAGAGCATAACAGACCACTGATGACGTACAGTGAGTGCGGAGGTTAAAGAGAGATGAAGATTTCAGGCAGTGATGTGGAACATATAGCCCGGCTTGCAAGGCTGGGATTGAAAGAGGATGAAAAGGATGTCTACGGTGGCCAGTTGAATGAGATACTGGATTATGTTGATAAACTGAACGAGCTGGACACATCCGGTGTTGAACCTACCAGTCATGTAATTCCCGTCAATAATGTCTTTCGTGATGATGTGCCGGGGACCTCGCTGCCACGGGAGGAGGCCCTGAGAAATGCCCCTCAAGTTGCAGACGGTTTTTACCGGGTTCCAAAAATTATTGAATAAAATTGAAGTCTGTACCAATTGTTGTGTCAACTTTCAAGTGTCATTCCGGCTTGTCCGGAATCAAAGAGGGATATGATTCCCCACGTAGCGGGAATGACAATTCAAATACCCCGACATTACAAGATTGACATGACACCAGGGCAGAACTTTCGTTGATGACCCTGAAGAATATTGATATAAAACAGAAGAGGCAGGTAAAGATAAATGTTCAGATGCATGTTAAAGGCCAAGATTCACATGGCCAGGGTTACGGATTGTATCCTCCGGTATGAGGGGAGTATAAGCATAGATGAGGATATACTGGAGGAGGCAGGGATGCTTCCCTATGAGCAGGTTCATGTAAGCAATCTTGACAACGGAGAGAGATTTACGACCTACATCATCCCTGGCGAACGTGGGAAGAGGGGTTTTATGCTAAACGGTCCAACTGCAAGAAAGGCCATTCCCGGTGACAGGATAATCATATTTTCATATTCCTGGATGGATGAAGATGAGATATCTGCTGCCGTACCACGAGTCTTGATAATGGATGAGGAAAACAGGATAAAAGAGGTTCGTAATCTGAAAAGAGGTTGATTTATGGCTGAATCTCTCTTGATGAAAGGTAACGAGGTTGTTGCAGAGGCGGCAATTATGGCCGGTTGCCGTTTTTATGCCGGCTACCCTATCACCCCCCAGAATGAGATCCCCGAATATATGTCCTGGAGAATGCCCGAGGCTGATGGTGTCTTTATACAGGCAGAGAGTGAGCTTGCAGCCGTAAATATGGTTTATGGTGCTTCTGCCGCTGGCGTAAGGGCCATGACGTCCTCTTCTTCTCCGGGGATAAGCCTCAAGCAGGAAGGTATCTCCTACCTGGCAGGGGCCGAGCTTCCGGCGGTTATCGTTAACATCCAGCGGGGCGGTCCGGGACTTGGTAATATATCAGGCAGTCAGCAGGATTACTTTCAGTCAACAAGGGGTGGCGGGCATGGTGAC
This sequence is a window from Nitrospirota bacterium. Protein-coding genes within it:
- the gatC gene encoding Asp-tRNA(Asn)/Glu-tRNA(Gln) amidotransferase subunit GatC, with protein sequence MKISGSDVEHIARLARLGLKEDEKDVYGGQLNEILDYVDKLNELDTSGVEPTSHVIPVNNVFRDDVPGTSLPREEALRNAPQVADGFYRVPKIIE
- the panD gene encoding aspartate 1-decarboxylase; the encoded protein is MFRCMLKAKIHMARVTDCILRYEGSISIDEDILEEAGMLPYEQVHVSNLDNGERFTTYIIPGERGKRGFMLNGPTARKAIPGDRIIIFSYSWMDEDEISAAVPRVLIMDEENRIKEVRNLKRG
- a CDS encoding 3-methyl-2-oxobutanoate dehydrogenase subunit beta, whose product is MAESLLMKGNEVVAEAAIMAGCRFYAGYPITPQNEIPEYMSWRMPEADGVFIQAESELAAVNMVYGASAAGVRAMTSSSSPGISLKQEGISYLAGAELPAVIVNIQRGGPGLGNISGSQQDYFQSTRGGGHGDYRVLVYAPFSHQELWILTMKAFDRADEYRNPVMLLADGVLGQMMEHFVPVEYVPPALPSKDWVLDGCRSRPPRVIKSLYLGEGELERQNLKLQGKYLRMK